A single genomic interval of Hymenobacter gelipurpurascens harbors:
- a CDS encoding sugar transferase yields the protein MYSINPNKPIKDKVMVRTFINHSVPSSTPSPIATYSRVKVDTDVKRIFDLTVASLVVLLVLSWLGPILALLIYVDSPGPILFKQLRTGRKGQPFYCLKFRSMRLNSESDFLQASPGDQRITRFGAFLRRNSLDELPQFINVLYGEMSIVGPRPHMIRQTEVYSQAIHNFMLRHTIPPGITGWAQINGFRGETKELSAMEKRVSSDLWYIENWSLALDARIVARTILLLACKQPNAC from the coding sequence ATGTACTCCATCAACCCTAATAAACCTATTAAGGATAAGGTTATGGTCAGGACCTTTATAAATCACTCTGTTCCTTCATCTACACCTTCACCTATTGCCACTTATTCTCGAGTTAAGGTGGATACAGATGTTAAAAGGATATTTGACTTAACAGTAGCATCGTTGGTTGTCTTGCTGGTCTTAAGCTGGTTGGGACCAATATTGGCCTTACTGATTTATGTCGACTCCCCAGGACCCATTCTGTTTAAACAATTAAGAACGGGACGAAAAGGCCAGCCTTTTTATTGCCTGAAATTCCGCAGTATGCGTCTGAACTCTGAATCAGACTTTTTGCAAGCGAGTCCAGGTGATCAACGAATTACGCGTTTCGGAGCCTTCCTACGCCGCAATAGCCTAGATGAGCTTCCACAATTCATTAATGTGCTATACGGGGAGATGTCTATTGTGGGCCCTAGGCCGCATATGATAAGACAAACTGAAGTTTACTCCCAAGCTATCCACAACTTTATGCTGCGTCACACCATTCCCCCTGGTATCACCGGTTGGGCCCAGATAAATGGGTTTCGTGGAGAAACTAAAGAACTGTCCGCAATGGAAAAGCGGGTGAGTTCAGATCTATGGTACATAGAGAATTGGTCCCTGGCTTTAGATGCCCGTATCGTGGCTCGCACCATTTTGCTGTTAGCATGTAAACAGCCCAATGCATGCTGA